In the genome of Geotrypetes seraphini chromosome 16, aGeoSer1.1, whole genome shotgun sequence, one region contains:
- the SLAMF8 gene encoding SLAM family member 8 isoform X1, translating into MHPVYVLLMLLHCQVNASSILVQGVVGESVSLTADLPQGFVIREILWKHLTSKEEIVATSFKGSVETLYRSRFLERIGLLSNFSLQISPLELGDSGTFKALLVGTEGQLLIRILQLAVYEKVSKPTIGVFISGTDLHHISESSCEVFLTCSTQNGSGVSYIWRREDGTLRNESYSFLDGGKVLRVQLEPSDRQASLSCTVANPVSHESTAVTPWSICQGKTDDKATACEYKYLLFIVLPLLILFFAAAVPGLIYFLKGSGKKTLKDAENGIEVDENASSIL; encoded by the exons TCAATGCTTCTTCCATCCTGGTGCAAGGAGTTGTGGGAGAATCAGTGTCACTGACAGCTGATCTCCCCCAAGGTTTCGTGATCCGAGAGATCCTCTGGAAACACCTGACGTCCAAGGAGGAAATTGTAGCCACATCCTTTAAGGGTTCAGTGGAGACCCTCTACCGTTCCCGCTTCCTGGAGAGAATTGGCCTTCTCAGCAACTTTTCTTTACAAATCAGTCCACTGGAACTTGGAGACAGTGGAACCTTTAAAGCCCTGCTGGTGGGCACGGAGGGACAATTATTGATCCGTATTCTCCAACTCGCTGTCTACG AGAAAGTGTCCAAACCAACGATCGGAGTGTTCATCTCAGGAACTGACCTGCATCACATTTCGGAATCCAGTTGTGAAGTCTTCCTGACTTGCAGCACACAGAATGGCTCTGGTGTGTCCTACATCTGGCGGAGGGAGGATGGCACACTGAGGAATGAATCCTATTCTTTTCTGGATGGGGGCAAAGTATTAAGGGTTCAGCTAGAGCCCTCGGACAGACAGGCATCCTTGTCCTGCACAGTTGCCAATCCCGTGAGTCACGAATCAACAGCAGTCACCCCCTGGAGCATCTGCCAGGGCAAAACAG ATGACAAAGCCACTGCGTGTGAATATAAGTATCTCCTGTTCATCGTCCTGCCCCTCCTCATCCTGTTCTTCGCAGCAGCTGTCCCAGGGCTTATCTACTTCCTCAAGGGTTCAG gaaaaaaaaccttaaaagACGCTGAAAATGGAATTGAAGTGGATGAAAATGCATCCAGTATACTATAG
- the SLAMF8 gene encoding SLAM family member 8 isoform X2 translates to MHPVYVLLMLLHCQVNASSILVQGVVGESVSLTADLPQGFVIREILWKHLTSKEEIVATSFKGSVETLYRSRFLERIGLLSNFSLQISPLELGDSGTFKALLVGTEGQLLIRILQLAVYEKVSKPTIGVFISGTDLHHISESSCEVFLTCSTQNGSGVSYIWRREDGTLRNESYSFLDGGKVLRVQLEPSDRQASLSCTVANPVSHESTAVTPWSICQGKTGKKTLKDAENGIEVDENASSIL, encoded by the exons TCAATGCTTCTTCCATCCTGGTGCAAGGAGTTGTGGGAGAATCAGTGTCACTGACAGCTGATCTCCCCCAAGGTTTCGTGATCCGAGAGATCCTCTGGAAACACCTGACGTCCAAGGAGGAAATTGTAGCCACATCCTTTAAGGGTTCAGTGGAGACCCTCTACCGTTCCCGCTTCCTGGAGAGAATTGGCCTTCTCAGCAACTTTTCTTTACAAATCAGTCCACTGGAACTTGGAGACAGTGGAACCTTTAAAGCCCTGCTGGTGGGCACGGAGGGACAATTATTGATCCGTATTCTCCAACTCGCTGTCTACG AGAAAGTGTCCAAACCAACGATCGGAGTGTTCATCTCAGGAACTGACCTGCATCACATTTCGGAATCCAGTTGTGAAGTCTTCCTGACTTGCAGCACACAGAATGGCTCTGGTGTGTCCTACATCTGGCGGAGGGAGGATGGCACACTGAGGAATGAATCCTATTCTTTTCTGGATGGGGGCAAAGTATTAAGGGTTCAGCTAGAGCCCTCGGACAGACAGGCATCCTTGTCCTGCACAGTTGCCAATCCCGTGAGTCACGAATCAACAGCAGTCACCCCCTGGAGCATCTGCCAGGGCAAAACAG gaaaaaaaaccttaaaagACGCTGAAAATGGAATTGAAGTGGATGAAAATGCATCCAGTATACTATAG